The following proteins are encoded in a genomic region of Candidatus Abawacabacteria bacterium:
- a CDS encoding winged helix-turn-helix transcriptional regulator, with product MVKYDLNLDSIFSSLSDPTRRDILQRVADRELTVGEIAQPYQLSLAAVSKHLKVLEHSQLIVKRRKGKKQLVKLSPLALKNAAHYLQEYQALWENRLDSLAQFLNTN from the coding sequence ATGGTTAAATATGATCTCAATCTAGATTCCATTTTTAGTTCGCTTTCTGATCCCACTAGGCGAGATATTTTACAAAGGGTGGCTGATCGGGAATTGACAGTTGGCGAAATTGCTCAGCCGTATCAATTGTCATTGGCTGCTGTTTCTAAGCATCTCAAGGTGTTAGAGCATTCGCAGCTCATTGTGAAGCGACGCAAGGGGAAGAAACAATTGGTAAAGTTGTCTCCTCTAGCGCTCAAAAATGCAGCTCACTATTTACAAGAGTATCAAGCTCTATGGGAAAATCGATTAGATTCTTTAGCACAATTTTTAAACACTAACTAA
- the atpB gene encoding F0F1 ATP synthase subunit A — protein sequence MDHSLPISLAAEPVFMLGSFAITNALLTNVILAIILLSMLYLFPQRTSYIPEQLQNFCELVYEQLLNLVESVIDNKKVISDVLPIVATFFVYIVTSNWLGLVPGIGSIGIYEMHDGHNTFIPLLRGSNSDLNQTIVLGFISIFAIQWYGFKYQGLQYFKKFFNLSNPIYTFVGLLELLSEIVKIFSFAFRLYGNIFAGEVLLIVVSGLSPFLAPVPFLGLELFTGLIQALVFTMLTVVFLRTATESHVH from the coding sequence ATGGACCATTCACTGCCAATTTCCTTAGCAGCCGAACCTGTTTTTATGTTGGGTAGCTTCGCTATTACCAATGCCCTGCTAACAAATGTTATCCTGGCTATTATTTTGCTCAGCATGCTTTATTTATTCCCCCAGAGAACTAGCTATATTCCCGAACAATTACAAAATTTTTGCGAGCTGGTATATGAACAATTACTCAACTTAGTCGAGTCAGTAATTGACAATAAAAAAGTGATCTCAGATGTACTACCTATAGTAGCCACTTTTTTTGTTTATATTGTCACCAGCAATTGGTTAGGCTTGGTACCGGGAATCGGCTCTATTGGGATTTATGAAATGCATGATGGCCACAACACCTTCATTCCCCTCCTCCGAGGCTCCAATAGTGATCTTAATCAAACAATAGTATTAGGGTTTATTTCTATTTTTGCTATTCAGTGGTATGGATTTAAATATCAAGGCCTCCAGTACTTCAAGAAGTTTTTCAATCTTTCTAATCCCATCTATACTTTTGTCGGATTGCTTGAACTACTTTCAGAAATAGTAAAAATATTCTCTTTTGCTTTTCGTCTTTACGGCAATATTTTCGCCGGTGAGGTATTATTGATAGTTGTTTCTGGTCTATCTCCCTTTTTGGCACCTGTTCCCTTTTTAGGGTTGGAGCTCTTTACCGGTTTGATTCAAGCATTAGTCTTTACCATGCTAACTGTAGTATTCCTACGCACCGCCACCGAGAGTCACGTCCATTAA
- a CDS encoding ATP synthase F0 subunit C — MADELAITVIMSIGVIGPALAIALIGSNGMKAIGRNPEAASKVQGSMMLALAFAEALAIYCLVVSLILKFT; from the coding sequence ATGGCAGACGAATTGGCAATTACAGTAATTATGAGCATTGGTGTAATCGGCCCAGCTTTAGCTATTGCCCTTATTGGCAGCAATGGCATGAAAGCTATTGGGCGAAATCCTGAAGCAGCCTCAAAAGTACAAGGCAGTATGATGCTCGCTCTCGCCTTTGCTGAAGCATTAGCAATTTATTGTCTTGTTGTCTCACTGATCCTTAAATTCACTTAA
- the atpF gene encoding F0F1 ATP synthase subunit B produces MAELLSKLGINWTLLIAQLVNFLLLFLLLRRFLFLPLQSKLLTRRADIAKLVKERQEIEQIKQATEELYHANIAQAKKEADHIIKHAQEAASRSASEMIEMAKAQADKVIKDAEAKIQSQTATAITLIRQETAELAVMLAEKVLQQELSTPKKQIQLLEKELATKIH; encoded by the coding sequence ATGGCTGAATTACTTAGTAAGCTAGGTATTAATTGGACATTATTGATAGCCCAGTTAGTAAATTTCTTGCTTTTATTTCTACTTTTACGCCGTTTTCTTTTTCTACCTTTACAAAGTAAGCTGCTTACTCGCAGAGCTGATATTGCTAAGCTGGTAAAAGAACGGCAAGAAATAGAGCAAATAAAACAAGCTACTGAAGAGCTGTATCATGCCAATATCGCTCAGGCCAAAAAGGAAGCTGATCACATTATTAAACATGCCCAAGAAGCAGCCAGTCGCAGTGCCAGTGAAATGATAGAAATGGCCAAAGCTCAGGCTGATAAAGTAATTAAAGATGCTGAGGCTAAGATTCAAAGCCAAACAGCCACAGCAATCACGCTCATTCGCCAAGAAACCGCAGAGCTTGCAGTAATGCTGGCTGAGAAAGTGTTACAGCAAGAACTCAGCACGCCTAAAAAGCAAATTCAACTTTTAGAGAAAGAATTAGCTACTAAGATTCATTGA